One window of the Luteolibacter arcticus genome contains the following:
- a CDS encoding cytochrome c oxidase subunit I has protein sequence MSAHAHAADHHGHDDHHHHEPGFWSKYVFSTDHKMIGIQYGLTAMAFLAFGFYLMMVMRWSIAYPHEPLPEWMSWLFTENWKARWLQDGKVTGETYNMFGAMHGTIMVFLGIVPLGFGAFGNYVTPLQIGAVDMAFPKLNMTSYWLYLLGGLIMCASFFMESGAAKSGWTNYSPLAGFADGQIVNQWLAGQTQWLIGLVLLISSSLLGSVNFITTIINLRARGMTWMRMPFFVWAMLVTGFLLLLAFPPLEAAGIMQLMDRVTNSSFFMPSGLYSAKEGMADLSGGGSPLLFQHLFWFLGHPEVYVLLLPSIACVAEIIPVNTRRPLWGYKAMVYGVLVLGFLSFVVWAHHMYLTGMGPVVSTFFQTTTVLISIPSVILLTSMIISLWGGSIRFNGGMIWACAFLPMFGIGGLTGLPLAFNLVDLHLHDTYYVIGHFHYVVAPGILFGLFAGVYHWYPKITGRHMSGFLNHVHFWPTLVCMNLIFFPMLTQGMAGFHRRWYNGGDAYLAKAKDSVNVFGLTVAEHIDLNIVMSVAAWAMALAQIPFVINLFTAWKIGRKVESDNPYHATTLEWATPTPPGHGNFLTEPVVYRGPYEYSRPDCDDDYLPQWEEPKRDSDAPAEKPVTPSAH, from the coding sequence ATGAGCGCACACGCCCACGCCGCTGACCACCACGGTCACGACGACCATCACCACCACGAACCCGGCTTCTGGTCGAAGTACGTGTTCTCGACCGATCACAAGATGATCGGCATCCAATACGGTCTGACCGCCATGGCCTTCCTGGCCTTCGGCTTCTACCTGATGATGGTGATGCGCTGGAGCATCGCCTATCCGCACGAGCCGCTGCCGGAGTGGATGAGCTGGCTCTTCACCGAAAACTGGAAGGCCCGCTGGCTCCAGGACGGCAAGGTGACGGGTGAGACTTACAACATGTTCGGTGCCATGCACGGCACCATCATGGTGTTCCTTGGCATCGTGCCGCTCGGCTTCGGTGCCTTCGGCAACTACGTGACACCGCTGCAGATCGGCGCGGTGGACATGGCGTTCCCGAAGCTGAACATGACCAGCTACTGGCTCTACCTGCTCGGTGGCCTGATCATGTGCGCCTCCTTCTTCATGGAGTCGGGTGCCGCCAAGTCCGGCTGGACGAATTACTCGCCGCTCGCCGGTTTCGCTGACGGCCAGATCGTCAACCAGTGGCTCGCCGGCCAGACGCAGTGGCTGATCGGCCTGGTGCTACTGATCTCTTCCTCGCTGCTAGGCTCGGTGAACTTCATCACCACCATCATCAACCTGCGTGCCCGTGGCATGACCTGGATGCGCATGCCCTTCTTCGTGTGGGCGATGCTGGTGACGGGCTTCTTGCTCCTGCTCGCCTTCCCGCCGCTGGAAGCCGCTGGCATCATGCAGCTCATGGACCGGGTCACGAACTCGTCCTTCTTCATGCCCTCCGGCCTGTATTCGGCCAAGGAAGGCATGGCCGACCTTTCCGGTGGCGGTTCGCCGCTGCTGTTCCAGCACTTGTTCTGGTTCCTCGGTCACCCGGAGGTGTACGTGCTGCTGCTGCCGTCGATCGCGTGCGTTGCGGAAATCATTCCGGTCAATACCCGCCGCCCGCTGTGGGGCTATAAGGCGATGGTCTATGGCGTGCTCGTCCTCGGCTTCCTGTCCTTCGTCGTGTGGGCGCACCACATGTATCTCACCGGCATGGGTCCGGTCGTCTCGACCTTCTTCCAGACCACCACGGTCCTGATCTCGATCCCGTCGGTGATCCTGCTCACCTCGATGATCATTTCGCTGTGGGGCGGCTCGATCCGCTTCAATGGCGGCATGATCTGGGCCTGCGCCTTCCTGCCGATGTTCGGTATCGGCGGTCTGACCGGCCTGCCGCTCGCCTTCAACCTGGTGGACCTCCACCTGCACGATACCTACTACGTGATCGGCCACTTCCACTACGTGGTGGCCCCGGGCATTCTCTTCGGCCTCTTCGCCGGGGTGTATCACTGGTATCCAAAGATCACCGGTCGCCACATGAGCGGCTTCCTGAATCACGTGCACTTCTGGCCCACCTTGGTGTGCATGAACCTGATCTTCTTCCCGATGCTTACCCAGGGCATGGCCGGCTTCCACCGCCGCTGGTACAATGGTGGGGATGCCTACCTCGCCAAGGCCAAGGACAGCGTCAACGTCTTCGGCCTGACCGTGGCCGAGCACATCGACCTGAACATCGTGATGTCGGTCGCCGCGTGGGCGATGGCACTGGCCCAGATCCCCTTCGTGATCAACCTCTTCACCGCGTGGAAGATCGGCCGCAAGGTCGAGAGCGACAATCCGTACCACGCCACCACCCTCGAGTGGGCGACGCCGACGCCTCCGGGCCACGGCAACTTCCTCACCGAGCCGGTTGTCTATCGCGGCCCGTATGAATACAGCCGCCCGGATTGCGACGACGATTACCTGCCGCAGTGGGAAGAGCCGAAGCGGGATAGCGATGCTCCCGCCGAGAAACCCGTGACCCCGTCCGCTCACTGA